In Lodderomyces elongisporus chromosome 2, complete sequence, the following proteins share a genomic window:
- a CDS encoding uncharacterized protein (BUSCO:EOG0926142H) produces the protein MSKSTEFFCRLPRSVELVQDYKDITPSPKASAECRAALYSSNGKFFAYTQPNEVVILDTSAQAQLYHRIEIPEVFDIHFSPKGTYLCLWCKPIQLNKESGVWNDNLKVFNVNTKTVIAEWSVRHQNGWRPQFTSEETLFCRGLNNREIQFFEIDANGTSKININQPTYKYKLNDAKATFQNFQISPGKNPSIAIFIPEKSGKPASVYIYNIPNFNQPICSKNFFKAERCQLKWNTLGTALLALASTDHDTSNKSYYGETNLYLLGIAGSYDSRIDLQKEGPIHDITWSPTAREFAVSYGYMPSETTFFDARGNAIHSLPTAPRNTIMYSPHAKFVLVAGFGNLQGTVDVYDRQNKFAKVVTFEATNTSVCEWSPCGRFILTATTSPRLRVDNGLKVWHASGKLIFMKEYQELFAIGWKPQDLALFPALRTLEAAPEAHESTKEYTAKRDALANAAAKKPAGAYRPPHARGSGAAASASATTLYQRELENSMRGNIATAATSSPPPPGLSRNGGAGGGNSSFATRQRIVPGAAPVVEKESKAAAKNRKKREAKKGKESSPTPTPNANANANANTNTSTIEDAKQHKSSVVAESQPAAGGAGGAVLGGVASLEEKKIRSLLKKLRAIEQLKMKQAGGETLEDTQVIKISKEEEIRGELQTLGWSE, from the exons ATGTCAAAATCAACTGAATTCTTCT GTCGTCTTCCTAGATCAGTCGAGCTCGTGCAAGACTACAAGGACATTACGCCGAGTCCCAAAGCTCTGGCAGAATGCAGAGCTGCTTTATATTCGAGTAACGGTAAGTTCTTTGCATATACACAACCAAACGAGGTTGTGATATTGGATACTTCTGCCCAAGCGCAATTGTACCATCGTATTGAGATTCCTGAAGTATTTGACATTCATTTTTCTCCCAAGGGTACCTACTTGTGTCTTTGGTGTAAACCTATCCAGTTGAATAAGGAAAGCGGTGTTTGGAATGACAACCTCAAAGTGTTCAACGTCAACACCAAAACGGTGATTGCCGAATGGAGTGTGAGGCATCAAAATGGATGGAGACCACAATTCACAAGTGAAGaaactttgttttgtcGCGGATTGAACAATCGTGAGATTCAGTTTTTTGAAATCGATGCCAATGGCACGTCAAAGATCAACATCAACCAGCCTACATACAAGTATAAGCTCAATGACGCCAAGGCCACGTTTCAAAATTTCCAAATCTCCCCTGGTAAGAATCCAAGCATAGCAATATTTATACCTGAGAAATCGGGTAAGCCTGCAAGTGTGTATATCTACAACATTCCCAATTTCAACCAGCCAATCTGTTCCAAGAACTTTTTCAAGGCTGAGAGATGTCAATTGAAATGGAATACCTTGGGTACTGCATTGTTGGCATTAGCTTCTACGGATCACGACACGTCTAACAAGTCATACTATGGTGAGACCAATCTTTATTTGTTGGGTATTGCCGGTTCATATGACTCTAGAATCGACTTGCAAAAGGAAGGACCAATCCATGATATCACCTGGTCACCAACGGCGAGAGAATTTGCTGTATCGTATGGGTACATGCCTTCTGAGACTACATTTTTTGATGCCAGAGGTAATGCTATCCACTCTTTGCCCACGGCGCCAAGAAACACTATTATGTACTCTCCACATGCCAAATTTGTTCTCGTTGCTGGATTTGGTAATTTGCAGGGTACTGTTGATGTGTATGACCGTCAAAACAAGTTTGCCAAGGTTGTCACTTTTGAGGCTACAAACACCTCGGTTTGTGAATGGTCGCCGTGTGGAAGATTTATTTTGACTGCTACGACGTCGCCGAGGTTGAGAGTCGATAATGGTTTGAAAGTGTGGCATGCTAGTGGGAAACTCATTTTTATGAAGGAGTATCAAGAGCTTTTTGCCATTGGGTGGAAACCGCAAGATTTGGCATTGTTTCCGGCATTGCGTACTTTGGAAGCAGCGCCGGAAGCACATGAGTCTACAAAAGAGTACACGGCAAAGAGAGATGCTTTGGCCAATGCGGCAGCAAAGAAGCCCGCTGGTGCATATCGTCCACCGCATGCTCGTGGTAGTGGTGCAGCAGCTAGTGCTTCTGCTACAACATTGTATCAAAGAGAACTTGAGAACAGCATGAGAGGTAATATTGCAACTGCGGCCACATCGtcgccaccaccaccaggATTGTCAAGAaatggtggtgctggtggtggtaacagttcttttgcaaccagACAGAGGATTGTTCCTGGTGCAGCGCCAGTGGTTGAGAAGGAGAGTAAAGCTGCTgcaaagaatagaaaaaagagagaggcGAAAAAGGGTAAAGAGTCGTCGCCAACTCCAACtccaaatgcaaatgctaatgcaaatgcaaatacaaatactaGCACGATTGAGGATGCTAAACAGCATAAGTCATCAGTTGTAGCTGAATCGCAACCAGCAGCTGGTGGAGCAGGTGGTGCTGTATTGGGAGGTGTTGCATCATtagaggagaagaagattaGGTCTTTATTGAAGAAGTTGAGGGCCATTGAacaattgaagatgaaacaAGCTGGTGGTGAGACTTTGGAAGATACCCAAGTGATTAAGATTTCTAAGGAGGAAGAGATTAGAGGTGAGTTGCAGACTTTAGGTTGGAGTGAATAG